A portion of the Algisphaera agarilytica genome contains these proteins:
- a CDS encoding Gfo/Idh/MocA family protein gives MKKFKSTKDIKVGVVGYGGAFNMGQQHLQQMKKAGMTPFAVCEIDPERLKVAEDDFPGIETYGSLDAMLKQSDVNLLVHITPHNLHYPLAAKCVKAGKHVVTEKPFVVTTSEADRLINLANKHNVMVSTYHNRHWDGWIMRAVREIVEKKTIGDVYKVEAHFGGYGMPRDWWRTSKSVSGGVLYDWGCHLLEYTLQVVDSDIVEVSGYAKNGYWESQAPKNFPWIGDMNEDEATAVVRFANGCVANLCITQLDPVRRPPLTFYGTKGTYIINHFGWQDDPQQWILKKANRKHQIKETSGKHPKSRGDLFYKNIAEYMTGQADLVITPEWARRPIHILDLAGKSAQAGKAMKAKHA, from the coding sequence ATGAAGAAGTTCAAATCCACCAAAGACATCAAGGTCGGTGTCGTCGGCTACGGCGGCGCCTTCAACATGGGCCAGCAGCACCTCCAGCAGATGAAGAAGGCGGGCATGACCCCGTTCGCCGTCTGCGAGATCGACCCCGAGCGTCTGAAGGTGGCCGAGGACGACTTCCCTGGCATCGAGACCTACGGCAGCCTCGACGCGATGCTCAAGCAGTCGGACGTGAACCTGCTCGTGCACATCACCCCGCACAACCTTCACTACCCCCTCGCGGCCAAGTGCGTGAAGGCGGGCAAGCACGTGGTGACCGAGAAGCCGTTTGTCGTCACCACCTCCGAAGCGGACCGCCTGATCAACCTCGCCAACAAACACAACGTCATGGTGAGCACCTACCACAACCGCCACTGGGACGGCTGGATCATGCGCGCGGTCCGCGAGATCGTCGAGAAGAAAACCATCGGCGACGTGTACAAAGTCGAAGCCCACTTCGGCGGCTACGGCATGCCACGCGACTGGTGGCGCACCAGCAAGTCCGTCTCCGGCGGGGTGCTCTACGACTGGGGCTGCCACCTGCTCGAGTACACCCTGCAGGTCGTCGACTCGGACATCGTCGAGGTCTCGGGCTATGCCAAGAACGGCTACTGGGAAAGCCAGGCCCCCAAGAACTTCCCGTGGATCGGCGACATGAACGAAGACGAAGCCACCGCCGTCGTCCGCTTCGCCAACGGCTGCGTGGCCAACCTGTGCATCACCCAGCTCGACCCGGTCCGCCGGCCCCCGCTGACCTTCTACGGCACCAAGGGCACCTACATCATCAACCACTTCGGTTGGCAAGACGACCCGCAGCAGTGGATCCTGAAAAAGGCCAACCGCAAGCACCAGATCAAAGAGACCTCGGGCAAGCACCCCAAGAGCCGCGGCGACCTGTTCTACAAAAACATCGCCGAGTACATGACCGGCCAGGCCGACCTGGTGATCACTCCCGAATGGGCGCGTCGGCCGATCCACATCCTCGACCTCGCGGGCAAGAGCGCCCAGGCGGGCAAGGCGATGAAAGCCAAGCACGCCTGA
- a CDS encoding tetratricopeptide repeat protein produces the protein MRRSLPLVLLLLVTTLAGIGCSAQRHMERGEAALVANDPVKARHHFARALEHDPKLMRKAEFAENFRVARRDAAVVEGQQALRQHRPLDAIECFTQALEHHADWLPALEGLDQAHADAADQYHKRALAAADDSDLGRAREQLQLALGHVPDHPDAAAALASLRLPIEQQPASYRQGQADRAKLAWDSALANYRQAVITDPQFLPARAAIEPTLDAAARDMLDRGAQALKESRFDDAENQTLRTLDYRPKHPELQPALARIDLARGEQALSQDLPGAARVWFIQAHDHVHGHAHGKAEHAKAAQRRDYATQLIRNRHRLDLQLTAHGEDNPKLAEALADIIQDKLSRHRQAALGFEPGGERIAITLDALDLPPATVTAKQLKHPYTVHYDVPNHEIDRLEHKLASIDDCINELSRKISHLEHRYHILHAQHPHGPECGCPHEVHRVHRQLEQARCEYNDARSDHRRVRHRLASTPTFITKTRTEYWTYTRLDHRRTVSLLASYALTEQGTPAHPLSTEVTDHDATLENIRRDLGLHEDPLRMRSDDDLVDELLDKMSSRLARELRHHLSHRRVDQLLAEADRLQSSDPVAAREARIAAEVLRP, from the coding sequence ATGCGCCGATCCCTTCCACTGGTTCTTCTGCTTCTTGTCACCACCCTGGCCGGCATCGGCTGCTCGGCCCAGCGCCATATGGAACGCGGCGAGGCCGCGTTGGTCGCCAACGACCCGGTCAAGGCCCGACACCATTTTGCACGCGCGCTCGAACACGATCCCAAGCTGATGCGTAAGGCCGAGTTTGCCGAGAACTTCCGGGTCGCGCGGCGCGACGCCGCCGTGGTCGAGGGCCAACAAGCGCTGCGTCAGCACCGCCCGTTGGACGCCATCGAGTGCTTTACCCAAGCACTCGAACACCACGCCGATTGGCTGCCCGCGCTGGAAGGCCTCGATCAGGCACACGCCGACGCGGCGGATCAATACCACAAGCGTGCCCTGGCGGCCGCCGACGACTCGGACCTCGGACGTGCCCGCGAGCAGTTGCAACTCGCTTTGGGTCATGTGCCCGATCACCCCGACGCAGCCGCCGCGCTGGCCAGCCTCCGCCTGCCCATCGAGCAGCAGCCCGCGTCGTACCGGCAAGGCCAGGCCGACCGCGCCAAGCTGGCGTGGGACAGTGCATTGGCCAATTATCGCCAAGCGGTCATCACCGACCCGCAGTTTCTCCCCGCCCGCGCGGCGATCGAACCCACCCTCGATGCGGCGGCGAGGGATATGCTCGACCGTGGTGCCCAGGCGCTCAAGGAAAGCCGCTTCGACGATGCGGAGAACCAAACGCTACGCACCCTCGACTACCGCCCCAAGCACCCCGAGCTGCAGCCCGCCCTCGCACGGATCGACCTGGCCCGAGGCGAACAGGCGCTCTCCCAGGACCTGCCCGGTGCCGCCCGCGTGTGGTTCATTCAGGCCCACGACCATGTCCACGGCCACGCCCACGGCAAGGCCGAGCACGCCAAGGCCGCGCAGCGTCGCGACTACGCCACCCAGCTCATCCGCAACCGCCACCGGCTGGACCTTCAACTCACCGCGCACGGCGAGGACAACCCCAAGCTCGCCGAGGCTTTGGCCGACATCATCCAGGACAAGCTGTCCCGCCACCGCCAGGCCGCGCTCGGCTTCGAGCCCGGGGGCGAACGCATCGCCATCACGCTCGATGCGCTCGACCTGCCCCCCGCGACCGTGACCGCCAAGCAGCTCAAGCACCCCTACACCGTCCACTACGACGTACCCAACCACGAGATCGATCGCCTCGAACACAAGCTCGCCTCGATCGACGACTGCATCAACGAGCTCTCTCGAAAAATCAGCCACCTCGAACACCGCTACCACATCCTCCACGCCCAACACCCACACGGCCCCGAATGCGGCTGCCCGCACGAAGTCCACCGCGTCCACCGCCAACTCGAGCAGGCCCGCTGTGAATACAACGACGCCCGCAGCGATCACCGCCGCGTCCGCCACCGCCTCGCCTCCACGCCCACCTTCATCACCAAGACCCGGACCGAGTACTGGACGTACACCCGGCTGGACCACCGCCGCACCGTCTCGCTGCTCGCCAGCTACGCCCTGACCGAGCAAGGCACCCCGGCCCATCCGCTCTCCACCGAAGTCACCGACCACGACGCCACCCTCGAAAACATCCGCCGCGACCTGGGCCTACACGAAGACCCCCTGCGGATGCGCAGCGACGACGACCTTGTGGATGAACTGCTGGACAAGATGTCCTCACGGCTCGCACGAGAATTGCGTCACCACCTCTCGCACCGTCGTGTCGATCAATTGCTCGCCGAGGCCGACCGGCTCCAAAGCAGCGACCCCGTCGCGGCCCGCGAAGCCCGCATCGCCGCCGAGGTGCTTCGGCCCTAG